From Haloarcula sp. CBA1127, a single genomic window includes:
- a CDS encoding 3-hydroxyacyl-CoA dehydrogenase/enoyl-CoA hydratase family protein — MRAEQPEIATVAVLGAGTMGHGIAEVTAIAGYDVVLRDIDADIVEGGYEEIKWSLEKLAEKGRLDEDPDDVAARVATTTDLEAAVSDADLVIEAGPEQLSVKQDIFESVDAAAPEDALLATNSSSLSITEIAAATERPDSVLGLHFFNPPVKMDLVEVIYGKATTDETAQRGYEFIESLGKTPIYVRKDVRGFVVNSVLGPFMSEPAWMVSAGEATIRQADAAMVHERGYPMGPFELGDLTGIDIGYHVRTEAGRPVPPIMAEKVENGTLGRKTGKGYYDYDDGGGPEYVPEDAEGFDHLRVEAVMANEAAKLVGDDVATAEAVDTGMRLGAGFPEGTCRRADDIGLDRVLEKLRKLHDEHGDDRYEPAEYLVELVEAGHTGTEAGRGFHEYDTGDSPGDYHTINWELDGDGLLEVELDRPSRMNAISETLADEVVDLLSSVDEDDVRAVVFEGAGDRAFSAGADISGFADRDPAQTSEPTAVFTTVAEYPRPTLARIDGYCLGAGLELALACDLRLATTDSEFGFPEITLGLLPGGGGTQRAIRMLTDARAKELVFRGEHISAERAADWGLINRAVDADEFDGVVEEFVADLVSGPPIALRKAKRVMNEGADESLDAGLEMESQAFALLLTTDDVAEGTAAFAADREPEFEGE; from the coding sequence ATGCGAGCAGAGCAGCCAGAGATAGCGACAGTTGCAGTGCTCGGTGCGGGAACGATGGGCCACGGCATCGCCGAGGTCACGGCAATCGCCGGCTACGACGTCGTGCTGCGTGACATCGATGCGGACATCGTCGAAGGTGGCTACGAGGAAATCAAGTGGTCGCTCGAAAAGCTCGCCGAGAAGGGGCGACTCGACGAGGACCCCGACGACGTGGCGGCGCGGGTCGCGACGACGACCGATCTGGAAGCGGCGGTGAGCGACGCGGATCTGGTCATCGAGGCCGGCCCGGAACAGCTCTCGGTGAAACAGGACATCTTCGAGTCCGTCGACGCCGCAGCGCCCGAAGATGCGCTGCTGGCGACGAACAGCTCCTCGCTGTCCATTACGGAGATCGCCGCAGCGACGGAGCGGCCGGACTCGGTGCTGGGCCTACACTTCTTCAATCCGCCGGTGAAGATGGACCTCGTCGAAGTCATCTACGGCAAGGCAACGACCGACGAGACAGCCCAGCGCGGCTACGAGTTCATCGAATCGCTCGGCAAGACGCCGATATACGTCCGCAAGGACGTGCGTGGGTTCGTCGTCAACTCCGTCCTCGGGCCGTTCATGAGCGAGCCGGCCTGGATGGTCTCGGCGGGCGAGGCGACCATCCGGCAGGCCGACGCCGCGATGGTCCACGAGCGAGGCTACCCGATGGGCCCGTTCGAACTCGGCGACCTGACCGGCATCGACATCGGCTACCACGTCCGGACGGAGGCCGGAAGGCCGGTGCCGCCCATCATGGCGGAGAAAGTCGAAAATGGAACTCTCGGCCGCAAGACTGGCAAGGGGTACTACGACTACGACGACGGCGGCGGCCCAGAGTACGTCCCGGAGGATGCCGAGGGGTTCGACCATCTCCGCGTCGAAGCGGTGATGGCGAACGAGGCCGCAAAGCTCGTCGGCGACGACGTAGCGACGGCGGAGGCCGTCGACACGGGGATGCGACTCGGAGCCGGGTTCCCGGAGGGGACCTGCCGCCGGGCCGACGACATCGGCCTCGACAGGGTCCTCGAAAAACTCCGGAAGCTCCACGACGAGCACGGCGACGACCGCTACGAGCCAGCGGAGTACCTCGTCGAACTCGTGGAAGCCGGCCACACCGGGACGGAAGCAGGACGGGGTTTCCACGAGTACGACACCGGCGACAGCCCGGGTGACTACCACACCATCAACTGGGAACTCGACGGCGATGGCCTGCTGGAAGTGGAACTCGACCGCCCGTCGCGGATGAACGCTATCAGCGAAACCCTCGCGGACGAGGTCGTTGACCTGCTCTCGTCGGTCGACGAGGACGACGTCCGGGCCGTCGTGTTCGAAGGGGCCGGCGACCGTGCCTTCTCCGCCGGGGCCGACATCTCCGGCTTCGCGGACCGCGACCCCGCACAGACGTCGGAGCCGACAGCAGTGTTCACGACGGTCGCCGAGTACCCCCGACCGACGCTGGCGCGCATCGACGGCTACTGTCTCGGCGCGGGGCTGGAACTCGCTCTTGCTTGTGACCTCCGGCTGGCGACGACAGACTCGGAGTTCGGCTTCCCCGAAATCACGCTTGGCCTGCTCCCCGGCGGCGGTGGGACACAGCGCGCGATCCGAATGCTGACCGATGCGCGGGCGAAGGAACTCGTGTTCCGGGGCGAACACATCTCCGCCGAGCGGGCGGCTGACTGGGGACTCATCAATCGGGCTGTCGACGCCGACGAGTTCGATGGCGTGGTCGAAGAGTTCGTTGCGGACCTCGTTTCCGGGCCGCCGATTGCCCTCCGGAAAGCCAAGCGCGTAATGAACGAGGGGGCCGACGAGAGCCTCGACGCCGGCCTCGAAATGGAGAGCCAGGCCTTTGCGCTCCTGCTGACGACCGACGACGTAGCGGAAGGGACGGCGGCCTTTGCGGCCGACCGGGAACCGGAATTCGAAGGAGAGTAG
- a CDS encoding phosphotransferase family protein, with protein MTEHSSDYYQRLVDENALEEFLTREIGPAETFDVARHEQGHSNETLFVTWGDRELVVRRPPPGQTAETAHDVLREYRVIDALQDTAVPVPPTVTACDDQSVIGSDFYVMARVEGTVIRDDEPARFGNDDARAAVGTELVDTLAAIHEVDPSAVGLSDLGRADGYAKRQVARWGKQLAWAFERTAESRTIPELERVGSWLQDECPDDHPETLVHGDYKLDNVMFGPDDSPELAAVFDWEMATLGDPRADLGWLLSYWRDAKDPEPEIPDLAMEFIEAPGYLTRTDLVDRWEAQTGLTFEHERFYRTLAVYKLAALGEMFYRRYLEGNADDPFYPLMENRVPALADRAIRIIEGDEPL; from the coding sequence ATGACTGAACACAGCAGCGACTACTACCAGCGGCTGGTCGACGAAAATGCGCTCGAAGAATTTCTTACAAGGGAAATAGGCCCGGCCGAGACGTTCGACGTTGCGCGCCACGAGCAGGGCCACTCCAACGAGACGCTGTTTGTCACCTGGGGCGACCGAGAACTGGTCGTCAGGCGGCCCCCGCCGGGCCAGACCGCCGAGACGGCACACGACGTGTTGCGGGAGTATCGCGTCATCGACGCACTGCAGGACACAGCCGTCCCGGTCCCGCCGACGGTGACGGCCTGTGACGACCAGTCGGTCATCGGCAGCGATTTCTACGTTATGGCCCGCGTCGAGGGGACCGTCATCCGAGATGACGAGCCAGCACGCTTCGGGAACGACGACGCCCGAGCGGCAGTCGGCACCGAGTTGGTCGACACTCTCGCGGCCATCCACGAGGTCGATCCGTCAGCCGTCGGCCTGTCCGACCTCGGCCGTGCGGACGGGTATGCGAAGCGGCAGGTCGCGCGCTGGGGGAAACAACTGGCCTGGGCGTTCGAGCGGACGGCCGAGTCCCGCACTATCCCTGAACTGGAGCGGGTCGGCTCGTGGCTTCAGGACGAGTGTCCCGACGACCATCCGGAGACACTGGTGCATGGCGATTACAAGCTCGACAACGTGATGTTTGGCCCCGACGACAGCCCCGAACTCGCCGCCGTGTTCGACTGGGAGATGGCAACGCTGGGTGACCCACGGGCCGACCTCGGCTGGCTGCTCTCGTACTGGCGCGACGCCAAGGACCCCGAGCCGGAGATTCCCGACCTCGCCATGGAGTTCATCGAAGCGCCGGGCTACCTGACCCGGACGGACCTGGTCGACCGCTGGGAAGCCCAGACCGGCCTGACGTTCGAACACGAGCGGTTCTATCGGACGCTCGCCGTGTACAAGCTCGCCGCCCTTGGTGAGATGTTCTACCGCCGCTATCTGGAAGGCAACGCCGACGACCCGTTCTACCCGCTGATGGAGAACCGCGTGCCCGCGCTGGCCGACCGCGCGATTCGGATTATCGAGGGCGACGAACCGCTCTAA
- a CDS encoding enoyl-CoA hydratase/isomerase family protein encodes MSESVLLSINDGIATLTLNEPQTRNALTQPVYDALERHLDTIETASDVRCVVIEGTGESFSAGGDIEGMSERLTNDDPTDDAVSELARRTRDTIARVVALPVPTVAKVDGSAVGAGANLAIACDIQLASESASIGFVFRQVGLSVDAGTSYLLPRIVGTNVAKELVFTGEILDAERAAELGLFNHVYDAESFESEVAATVSRIANGPTIALRHSKRLLQDGLEKSFDRAQRDEATAQGIVFETADHEEGVEAFLTDRRPEFVGR; translated from the coding sequence GTGAGCGAGTCCGTACTGCTCTCTATCAACGACGGCATCGCCACGCTGACACTAAACGAACCGCAGACGCGGAACGCGCTCACACAGCCCGTATACGACGCGCTGGAGCGCCACCTCGATACCATCGAGACTGCGTCCGATGTTCGATGTGTCGTCATCGAAGGCACTGGCGAGTCGTTCTCGGCCGGCGGCGACATCGAGGGGATGAGCGAGCGGCTCACGAACGACGACCCGACCGACGACGCCGTCAGCGAACTGGCTCGCCGGACCCGCGACACCATCGCCAGAGTCGTCGCACTGCCCGTCCCGACCGTCGCAAAGGTCGACGGGTCGGCCGTCGGGGCCGGCGCGAACCTCGCGATCGCCTGTGACATCCAGCTGGCGAGCGAGTCGGCCAGCATCGGCTTCGTGTTCCGGCAGGTCGGCCTCAGCGTCGACGCTGGCACGTCGTATCTGCTCCCCCGTATCGTCGGGACCAACGTTGCAAAAGAGCTAGTGTTCACCGGCGAGATTCTCGACGCCGAGCGAGCCGCGGAACTGGGCCTGTTCAACCACGTCTACGACGCCGAGTCGTTCGAGTCCGAGGTCGCGGCGACTGTCAGCCGCATTGCCAATGGGCCCACCATTGCCCTCCGGCATTCCAAGCGGCTGCTTCAGGACGGCCTGGAGAAGTCCTTCGACCGCGCCCAGCGCGACGAGGCAACTGCCCAAGGTATCGTCTTCGAGACGGCCGACCACGAGGAGGGTGTCGAGGCGTTCCTGACCGACCGCCGGCCGGAGTTCGTCGGACGGTGA
- a CDS encoding long-chain-fatty-acid--CoA ligase produces the protein MPGGAPLNLRSFLWRGENVFPDSEIVSRTHQGIHRYTIAEYAERVRKLASALEQAGIERGDRVGTFAWNNHWHQEAYYGVACMGAQVHMINLLLPDEHIQHIVADAEDEILIVDPVMLEKLEGAYDEEAFASVEQYIVMGDTVPETSLGPVVDYESFIADGDPDYSFPQLPEDQPAGMCYTSGTTGKPKGVEYTQKMYWTQVMSLMTSQAGIKTDDVELTYVPMFHVSGWCRPFTTIAAGAKTVLPGPNPSAEDLAMLIDEEDVTVSAAVPTVFMDLLEYARDTDVDFSSVRYFTSGGSATPRSLMEDYKQEFDVDLISGYGMTETSPVTHAYEPKPGMTDLPEEELFDLRSHSAGLPIAGLEFKVVNTDGEEVPWDGESLGELWMRGPWVTQEYYNAPDATEQAVTDDGWFKTGDIVRVSPEGYVDVVDRMDDLVKSGGEWIASVEVENAVMGHDEVVEAAVVPVPHERWDERPAAFVVTRDAVSDEAALRQEIKDLVAESYPSWWVPDAIRLVDEIPKGATGKFSKQTLRDEYVDESVIETVAENAPAT, from the coding sequence ATGCCAGGTGGTGCACCACTCAACCTCCGGTCATTCCTGTGGCGTGGCGAGAACGTGTTCCCTGACAGCGAGATTGTCTCGCGGACACATCAGGGGATTCACCGATACACGATAGCGGAGTACGCCGAGCGCGTACGAAAGCTGGCCTCAGCCCTCGAACAGGCAGGTATCGAACGCGGCGACAGAGTCGGGACGTTCGCCTGGAACAATCACTGGCACCAGGAAGCCTACTACGGGGTCGCCTGCATGGGCGCACAGGTCCACATGATTAATCTCCTCCTGCCCGACGAGCACATCCAGCACATCGTAGCCGACGCCGAGGACGAAATCCTCATCGTCGACCCCGTCATGCTAGAAAAGCTCGAAGGTGCCTACGACGAGGAGGCCTTCGCGTCCGTCGAGCAGTACATCGTGATGGGCGACACCGTCCCCGAAACGTCGCTGGGGCCAGTCGTCGATTACGAATCGTTCATCGCCGACGGCGACCCCGATTACTCCTTCCCGCAACTGCCCGAGGACCAGCCGGCGGGGATGTGCTACACGTCCGGGACAACAGGCAAGCCGAAAGGCGTCGAGTACACCCAGAAGATGTACTGGACACAGGTCATGTCGCTGATGACCAGCCAGGCCGGTATCAAGACCGACGACGTAGAGCTGACGTACGTTCCGATGTTTCACGTTAGCGGCTGGTGTCGTCCGTTCACGACCATCGCTGCTGGAGCCAAGACGGTCCTCCCCGGGCCGAACCCGTCGGCCGAGGACCTGGCGATGCTCATTGACGAAGAGGACGTGACCGTCTCCGCAGCGGTCCCGACCGTGTTCATGGATCTGCTAGAGTACGCCCGTGACACTGACGTGGATTTCTCCTCGGTTCGGTACTTCACCAGCGGCGGGTCCGCGACGCCGCGGTCGCTGATGGAGGATTACAAGCAGGAGTTCGACGTGGACCTCATCTCCGGCTACGGCATGACCGAGACGTCACCGGTCACCCACGCCTACGAGCCAAAGCCCGGTATGACCGACCTGCCAGAGGAGGAACTGTTCGACCTGCGGAGCCACTCCGCGGGGCTCCCGATTGCCGGGCTGGAGTTCAAAGTCGTCAACACCGACGGCGAGGAAGTGCCCTGGGACGGCGAGTCGCTGGGCGAACTCTGGATGCGTGGCCCGTGGGTCACACAGGAGTACTACAACGCCCCCGACGCGACCGAACAGGCCGTCACCGACGACGGTTGGTTCAAAACCGGTGACATTGTCCGGGTGAGTCCGGAGGGGTACGTCGACGTGGTCGACCGGATGGATGACCTCGTGAAGAGCGGCGGCGAGTGGATCGCCAGCGTCGAGGTCGAAAACGCGGTCATGGGTCACGACGAGGTCGTTGAAGCCGCAGTTGTCCCTGTCCCCCACGAGCGGTGGGACGAACGCCCCGCCGCGTTCGTCGTCACACGCGACGCTGTGTCCGATGAAGCCGCGCTCCGGCAGGAAATCAAAGACCTCGTCGCCGAGTCCTATCCGTCGTGGTGGGTCCCCGATGCCATCCGTCTGGTCGATGAGATTCCCAAGGGCGCGACCGGCAAGTTCTCCAAGCAGACACTCCGTGACGAGTACGTTGACGAGTCGGTCATCGAAACTGTTGCCGAGAACGCTCCAGCGACGTAA
- a CDS encoding zinc-dependent alcohol dehydrogenase family protein — protein MRAAVIEEHGEPLTIQDVPYPEPQPDQVVIETEACGVCRSDWHAWQGDWEWFGIQTGPGQILGHEPAGVVADVGADVEQFSEGDRVTVPFHLGDGSCQYCQRGHANICETSMPLGFLDAAPGAFAEAFPVREADFNCVTLPDAVDFTEMAGLGCRFMTAYHALTDRADLRPGDAVAIHGCGGVGLSAVHIADALGAEPIAVDVQDSKLDRALDLGAATTINAAEADNVPGEVHAVTDGGADVAIDALGIAETCRNAVGSLGKQGTHVQVGLTTDVEAGEISLPVDTMTLQEIDFHGSYGMPPIRYDELFRLIDAGTLDPAKIVGETLALEDVPATLSSMGEYETVGIPVIDEF, from the coding sequence ATGCGAGCAGCTGTCATTGAGGAGCACGGCGAACCGCTCACGATTCAGGACGTGCCCTATCCGGAGCCCCAGCCAGACCAGGTCGTCATCGAGACCGAAGCCTGCGGGGTCTGCCGGAGCGACTGGCACGCCTGGCAGGGGGACTGGGAGTGGTTCGGCATCCAGACCGGTCCCGGGCAGATTCTGGGACACGAGCCGGCTGGGGTCGTCGCCGACGTGGGTGCGGACGTCGAACAGTTCTCCGAGGGAGACCGCGTTACGGTCCCGTTTCACCTCGGTGACGGGTCGTGTCAGTACTGCCAGCGCGGGCACGCCAACATCTGCGAGACGTCGATGCCGCTCGGCTTCCTTGACGCCGCACCGGGGGCGTTCGCCGAGGCGTTTCCCGTTCGTGAAGCCGACTTCAACTGCGTCACACTGCCGGACGCTGTCGACTTCACCGAGATGGCTGGGCTCGGCTGTCGGTTCATGACGGCGTACCACGCGCTGACTGACCGGGCGGATCTCAGGCCGGGCGACGCCGTCGCGATTCACGGCTGTGGCGGCGTTGGACTTTCGGCAGTTCATATCGCCGATGCACTGGGAGCCGAACCGATTGCGGTCGACGTGCAGGACAGCAAACTCGACCGGGCGCTGGACCTCGGCGCGGCGACGACAATCAACGCTGCCGAGGCAGACAACGTTCCCGGAGAGGTTCACGCAGTCACGGACGGCGGGGCCGATGTGGCTATCGACGCGCTGGGTATCGCGGAGACGTGTCGCAACGCGGTCGGCTCGCTGGGTAAACAAGGTACCCACGTGCAGGTCGGGCTCACGACTGACGTGGAGGCTGGGGAAATCTCTCTCCCGGTGGACACGATGACACTGCAGGAAATCGACTTCCATGGCTCCTATGGGATGCCGCCGATCCGCTACGACGAACTGTTCCGGCTCATCGACGCCGGGACGCTTGACCCCGCCAAGATCGTCGGGGAGACGCTCGCACTCGAAGACGTGCCGGCTACTCTCTCGTCGATGGGTGAGTACGAGACGGTCGGCATCCCCGTTATCGACGAGTTCTGA
- a CDS encoding aminoglycoside N(3)-acetyltransferase, with protein sequence MDTPRPSDRSAEPVTVDSIAQDLRTLGLERGETVLVHGSLSELGWVCGGAPAVVDALQRVVTESGTVVMPTHSPGNRDPDNMENPPVPDSWADTIREQFPPYRPAVTPTQGMGAIAECFRTYPAVHRSDHPQHSFAAWGTDAEAITGGHTYDYSLGEASPLSEVYDRAGRVLFLGTSHATNTSLHLAEYRADIDTDTTEHASAVLVEGEREWCHWTDIELTDTDFQACGEAFERAHPSAVETGTVGVGESKLLEQRPMVDFAVEWLTANRS encoded by the coding sequence ATGGACACGCCGCGCCCAAGCGACCGTTCAGCGGAACCGGTCACCGTGGATTCGATAGCACAGGACCTCCGGACGCTGGGTCTCGAACGCGGGGAAACAGTACTGGTCCACGGGTCGCTGTCCGAACTGGGATGGGTCTGTGGTGGCGCACCAGCGGTGGTAGACGCCCTGCAGCGTGTCGTCACGGAGAGTGGGACGGTAGTGATGCCAACGCATTCACCCGGCAACAGGGACCCCGACAATATGGAGAACCCACCGGTCCCAGACTCGTGGGCCGATACAATTCGCGAGCAGTTCCCCCCGTACCGCCCAGCAGTGACGCCGACGCAAGGGATGGGTGCAATCGCCGAGTGTTTTCGCACGTATCCAGCTGTCCACCGGAGCGACCACCCACAGCATTCCTTCGCCGCGTGGGGTACCGACGCCGAGGCCATCACGGGCGGTCACACCTACGATTACTCGCTCGGGGAGGCATCACCGCTGTCCGAGGTCTACGACCGTGCTGGGAGAGTCCTGTTTCTTGGAACCTCACATGCGACAAACACCTCGCTGCACCTCGCTGAGTACCGCGCCGATATCGACACCGACACGACAGAGCACGCCAGCGCCGTACTTGTAGAGGGCGAGCGCGAGTGGTGCCACTGGACGGACATCGAGCTTACCGATACGGATTTTCAGGCCTGCGGTGAGGCATTCGAGCGTGCCCATCCCAGCGCCGTCGAGACGGGGACTGTCGGCGTCGGCGAGTCGAAGCTCCTCGAACAACGGCCGATGGTGGACTTCGCCGTTGAGTGGCTGACAGCGAACCGTTCGTAG